A part of Brassica rapa cultivar Chiifu-401-42 chromosome A05, CAAS_Brap_v3.01, whole genome shotgun sequence genomic DNA contains:
- the LOC103869714 gene encoding transcription factor bHLH147: MDSISPLSNQTTTTSSTSDLSRRKRRKKSPPSPPPSLEKWRSEKQQQIYSTKLVHALRELRISQPSPNPNGRAVREVADRALAVAARGRTLWSRAILSKAVKLKFRKHKRQRIANPALTQPVIATGSLRSKKQTVMRIKAKGLPAVQRKVKLLSQLVPGCRKQTLPVVLEETTDYIAAMEMQIRAMTALLSAVSSPTEHEEEGQTHVLG, from the coding sequence ATGGACTCCATCTCTCCGCTTTCTAATCAGACGACGACGACGAGCTCGACCTCCGATCTCTCTCGCCGTAAGCGTAGGAAGAAATCCCCACCGTCTCCGCCTCCATCGTTGGAGAAATGGAGATCGGAGAAGCAGCAACAGATCTACTCCACGAAGCTCGTCCACGCTCTTCGCGAGCTTCGAATCAGCCAACCGTCGCCAAATCCTAACGGCAGAGCCGTGCGCGAAGTCGCCGACAGAGCGTTAGCCGTCGCGGCTAGAGGCAGAACGCTATGGAGCCGAGCGATACTCTCCAAAGCGGTTAAACTCAAGTTCAGGAAACACAAACGGCAGAGAATCGCGAACCCGGCGTTGACTCAGCCGGTAATCGCAACCGGGAGTCTCAGGTCGAAGAAACAGACGGTTATGAGGATTAAAGCGAAAGGATTGCCAGCTGTACAGAGGAAAGTTAAGCTTTTGAGCCAGTTAGTTCCCGGTTGCCGTAAACAGACGTTACCGGTGGTTTTGGAAGAGACTACTGATTATATAGCGGCCATGGAGATGCAGATTCGCGCCATGACTGCTCTTCTCTCCGCCGTCAGCTCTCCGACAGAACATGAAGAGGAGGGACAAACACATGTGCTTGGTTAG
- the LOC103869820 gene encoding glycine-rich cell wall structural protein isoform X3, translating to MGKVSFGFLALMLVVVAIGVVECRRFEKETLGGGGGGLGGGFGGGKGFGGGIGGGGGAGAGGGFGGGVGGGHGGGIGGGVGGGHGGGLGGGAGGGAGGGLGGGHGGGIGGGVGGGHGGGIGGGAGGGAGGGFGGGAGGGFGGGAGGGAGGGFGGGAGGGHGGGAGGGFGGGSGGGFGGGAGGGAGGGFGGGAGGGHGGGAGGGFGGGSGGGFGGGAGGGAGGGFGGGGGAGGGFGGGF from the exons ATGGGGAAAGTATCTTTTGGGTTTTTGGCTTTGATGCTTGTAGTGGTGGCGATCGGGGTTGTAGAGTGTAGGAGATTTGAGAAGGAGACGttaggaggtggtggtggtggactTGGTGGTGGTTTTGGCGGCGGCAAAGGTTTTGGAGGAGGCATTGGTGGCGGTGGAGGTGCCGGTGCTGGTGGAGGTTTTGGAGGTGGTGTAGGAGGAGGCCACGGTGGAG GTATTGGCGGTGGTGTTGGAGGAGGACACGGTGGTGGTCTAGGAGGTGGTGCAGGAGGCGGTGCTGGTGGAGGGCTAGGAGGAGGCCATGGTGGAGGTATTGGCGGTGGTGTTGGAGGAGGACACGGTGGAGGTATTGGCGGTGGTGCAGGTGGAGGGGCCGGAGGAGGATTTGGTGGTGGTGCAGGCGGAGGATTCGGAGGAGGGGCTGGTGGAGGAGCTGGCGGAGGATTCGGTGGTGGTGCAGGCGGGGGTCACGGTGGTGGTGCAGGCGGGGGATTTGGTGGAGGATCGGGTGGAGGATTCGGTGGTGGTGCCGGTGGAGGAGCTGGCGGAGGATTCGGTGGTGGTGCAGGCGGGGGTCACGGTGGTGGTGCAGGCGGGGGATTTGGTGGAGGATCAGGCGGAGGGTTTGGTGGCGGTGCCGGTGGAGGAGCTGGAGGAGGATtcggaggtggtggtggtgccgGTGGTGGATTTGGCGGTGGATTTTAA
- the LOC103869820 gene encoding glycine-rich cell wall structural protein isoform X2, producing the protein MGKVSFGFLALMLVVVAIGVVECRRFEKETLGGGGGGLGGGFGGGKGFGGGIGGGGGAGAGGGFGGGVGGGHGGGLGGGHGGGIGGGVGGGHGGGLGGGAGGGAGGGLGGGHGGGIGGGVGGGHGGGIGGGAGGGAGGGFGGGAGGGFGGGAGGGAGGGFGGGAGGGHGGGAGGGFGGGSGGGFGGGAGGGAGGGFGGGAGGGHGGGAGGGFGGGSGGGFGGGAGGGAGGGFGGGGGAGGGFGGGF; encoded by the exons ATGGGGAAAGTATCTTTTGGGTTTTTGGCTTTGATGCTTGTAGTGGTGGCGATCGGGGTTGTAGAGTGTAGGAGATTTGAGAAGGAGACGttaggaggtggtggtggtggactTGGTGGTGGTTTTGGCGGCGGCAAAGGTTTTGGAGGAGGCATTGGTGGCGGTGGAGGTGCCGGTGCTGGTGGAGGTTTTGGAGGTGGTGTAGGAGGAGGCCACGGTGGAG GACTAGGAGGAGGCCATGGTGGAGGTATTGGCGGTGGTGTTGGAGGAGGACACGGTGGTGGTCTAGGAGGTGGTGCAGGAGGCGGTGCTGGTGGAGGGCTAGGAGGAGGCCATGGTGGAGGTATTGGCGGTGGTGTTGGAGGAGGACACGGTGGAGGTATTGGCGGTGGTGCAGGTGGAGGGGCCGGAGGAGGATTTGGTGGTGGTGCAGGCGGAGGATTCGGAGGAGGGGCTGGTGGAGGAGCTGGCGGAGGATTCGGTGGTGGTGCAGGCGGGGGTCACGGTGGTGGTGCAGGCGGGGGATTTGGTGGAGGATCGGGTGGAGGATTCGGTGGTGGTGCCGGTGGAGGAGCTGGCGGAGGATTCGGTGGTGGTGCAGGCGGGGGTCACGGTGGTGGTGCAGGCGGGGGATTTGGTGGAGGATCAGGCGGAGGGTTTGGTGGCGGTGCCGGTGGAGGAGCTGGAGGAGGATtcggaggtggtggtggtgccgGTGGTGGATTTGGCGGTGGATTTTAA
- the LOC103869717 gene encoding probable pectinesterase 67: protein MDCRTRMILVLTLILMSVWGSDASAMQTTKLDAPLLTEKIATNRSIIVDIEGKGDYTSVQKAIDAVPVGNSNWIIVHVRKGIYKERVHIPENKPFIFMRGNGRGKTVIESSQSSVDNVASATFKVEANHFVAFGITIRNDAPVGMAFTSDNQSVAAFVAADKVAFYHCAFFSLHNTLFDNKGRHYYHQCYIQGSIDFIFGRATSIFNNCEIFVISDKRVKPYGSITAHHRENAEENTGYVFIRGKVYGIDEVYLGRAKGPYSRVIFAKTYFSKTVVPDGWTNWSYDGSTKDLYHAEYKCHGPGADRQRRSSWAKELTKQEVESFLSIDFIDGTAWLPVWLQQKS, encoded by the exons ATGGATTGTAGAACAAGAATGATACTTGTCCTAACCCTGATTTTAATGTCCGTATGGGGTTCAGACGCATCCGCAATGCAAACGACAAAGTTGGACGCACCGCTTTTAACTGAAAAAATCGCAACAAACAGATCGATAATTGTCGATATTGAAGGCAAAGGAGACTACACTTCGGTTCAAAAAGCCATTGATGCTGTCCCTGTTGGTAACTCTAATTGGATTATCGTCCATGTCCGTAAAGGAATCTACAA agagagagtgcACATTCCGGAGAACAAGCCGTTCATATTTATGAGAGGTAACGGAAGAGGAAAAACGGTCATCGAATCATCGCAAAGTTCGGTCGATAATGTTGCTTCAGCCACTTTCAAAGTCGAAGCTAATCACTTCGTTGCTTTTGGTATCACCATCAGG AATGATGCACCGGTCGGAATGGCGTTCACGTCTGATAACCAATCCGTGGCAGCGTTTGTGGCTGCCGACAAAGTTGCGTTTTATCATTGTGCGTTCTTCAGCTTGCACAACACTTTGTTTGATAACAAAGGTAGACATTATTACCATCAGTGTTACATCCAAGGCTCTATCGACTTCATCTTCGGTCGTGCAACTTCCATTTTCAAC AACTGTGAGATATTTGTGATATCGGACAAGAGGGTGAAACCCTACGGGTCAATCACAGCACACCACAGGGAAAACGCAGAGGAAAATACTGGTTATGTTTTCATAAGAGGCAAAGTGTACGGAATCGATGAAGTTTACTTGGGAAGGGCCAAAGGACCGTACTCTCGGGTCATCTTTGCCAAGACTTACTTTTCCAAGACCGTTGTCCCTGACGGTTGGACCAACTGGAGCTACGACGGCTCAACCAA GGACTTATACCACGCAGAGTATAAGTGTCATGGACCAGGTGCTGATAGGCAACGTAGATCAAGTTGGGCCAAAGAACTTACCAAACAAGAAGTTGAGTCTTTCTTGTCCATTGATTTCATTGATGGAACGGCATGGCTTCCTGTTTGGCTTCAGCAAAAGTCTTAG
- the LOC103869820 gene encoding glycine-rich cell wall structural protein isoform X1: MGKVSFGFLALMLVVVAIGVVECRRFEKETLGGGGGGLGGGFGGGKGFGGGIGGGGGAGAGGGFGGGVGGGHGGGIGGGAGGGAGGGLGGGHGGGIGGGAGGGHGGGIGGGAGGGAGGGLGGGHGGGIGGGVGGGHGGGIGGGAGGGAGGGFGGGAGGGFGGGAGGGAGGGFGGGAGGGHGGGAGGGFGGGSGGGFGGGAGGGAGGGFGGGAGGGHGGGAGGGFGGGSGGGFGGGAGGGAGGGFGGGGGAGGGFGGGF; the protein is encoded by the exons ATGGGGAAAGTATCTTTTGGGTTTTTGGCTTTGATGCTTGTAGTGGTGGCGATCGGGGTTGTAGAGTGTAGGAGATTTGAGAAGGAGACGttaggaggtggtggtggtggactTGGTGGTGGTTTTGGCGGCGGCAAAGGTTTTGGAGGAGGCATTGGTGGCGGTGGAGGTGCCGGTGCTGGTGGAGGTTTTGGAGGTGGTGTAGGAGGAGGCCACGGTGGAGGTATTGGTGGTGGCGCAGGAGGTGGTGCTGGTGGAGGACTTGGAGGAGGCCATGGTGGAGGAATTGGTGGTGGTGCCGGAGGAGGACACGGTGGTGGTATAGGAG GTGGTGCAGGAGGCGGTGCTGGTGGAGGGCTAGGAGGAGGCCATGGTGGAGGTATTGGCGGTGGTGTTGGAGGAGGACACGGTGGAGGTATTGGCGGTGGTGCAGGTGGAGGGGCCGGAGGAGGATTTGGTGGTGGTGCAGGCGGAGGATTCGGAGGAGGGGCTGGTGGAGGAGCTGGCGGAGGATTCGGTGGTGGTGCAGGCGGGGGTCACGGTGGTGGTGCAGGCGGGGGATTTGGTGGAGGATCGGGTGGAGGATTCGGTGGTGGTGCCGGTGGAGGAGCTGGCGGAGGATTCGGTGGTGGTGCAGGCGGGGGTCACGGTGGTGGTGCAGGCGGGGGATTTGGTGGAGGATCAGGCGGAGGGTTTGGTGGCGGTGCCGGTGGAGGAGCTGGAGGAGGATtcggaggtggtggtggtgccgGTGGTGGATTTGGCGGTGGATTTTAA
- the LOC103869716 gene encoding peroxidase 29, with translation MMKPKSIAAAFASCFLIISLLCSCISGDQNETNYEGLSYNYYEKTCPRLEEIVRSSISPMFALDPTAPAALLRLMFHDCQVQGCDASILIEPSGDQQFTELDSAKNFGIRKRELIGSIKTSLEVECPQQVSCSDLIILAAREAVALTGGPLIAVPLGRKDSLSTPSKHVADSELPPSTADVDSILNLFAGIDMTIEESVAIMGSHSIGVTHCNNVLSRFDNENATSANMDPRFQTFLRVVCPEFSPTSKTAEATFVPNDQTSLIFDTAYYDDSIAGRGNLRIDSEIGVDPRTRPFVEAFAADQDRFFNAFSSAFVKLSSYKVLTGNNGVVRSVCDKVD, from the exons ATGATGAAACCAAAGAGCATAGCTGCAGCTtttgcatcatgttttctaatCATAAGCTTGTTATGCAGCTGCATTAGTGGCGACCAAAATGAGACCAATTATGAAGGTCTATCTTACAATTACTACGAGAAAACATGTCCAAGACTCGAAGAGATCGTGAGATCTTCAATTTCACCAATGTTTGCTCTTGATCCTACGGCTCCTGCCGCCTTGCTAAGGCTTATGTTTCATGACTGTCAAGTTCAG GGATGTGACGCATCTATCCTAATCGAGCCAAGTGGGGACCAGCAGTTCACTGAGCTTGACTCAGCCAAGAACTTTGGAATCAGAAAGAGGGAACTGATTGGCTCAATCAAAACCTCATTGGAGGTCGAATGTCCTCAGCAAGTCTCTTGCTCTGACCTCATCATCCTCGCCGCAAGAGAAGCTGTCGCTCTCACTGGTGGCCCGCTCATCGCAGTGCCATTAGGAAGAAAAGACTCTCTCTCTACTCCCAGCAAACACGTGGCTGACTCTGAGCTTCCTCCCTCTACTGCGGATGTCGACTCTATCTTAAATCTCTTTGCTGGCATAGACATGACCATCGAGGAGTCCGTAGCCATTAtgg GTTCACATTCAATAGGAGTGACACACTGTAACAACGTATTATCGCGTTTTGATAACGAAAACGCGACGAGCGCGAACATGGATCCACGTTTTCAAACGTTTTTGCGAGTTGTTTGCCCAGAGTTTTCTCCGACATCCAAAACAGCGGAAGCTACGTTTGTTCCCAACGACCAGACTTCGTTGATCTTCGACACAGCTTATTACGATGATTCCATCGCGGGACGTGGTAATCTGAGAATTGACTCGGAGATTGGAGTGGACCCACGCACACGCCCGTTTGTCGAAGCGTTTGCGGCTGATCAGGACCGTTTCTTCAACGCCTTCTCTTCCGCGTTTGTTAAATTgtcttcttacaaagtgttaaCCGGGAATAATGGAGTAGTTAGAAGCGTGTGTGACAAGGTAGATTGA